The Sulfurovum riftiae genome includes a window with the following:
- the rpsT gene encoding 30S ribosomal protein S20, with product MAHHKSAKKRILQTAKRTERNRYYRTRIKNITKAVHEAVEAADKSAALEAFKVANKQIHSLVSKGFIKKTTAARKVSRLHKMVNKIEAA from the coding sequence ATGGCACACCACAAATCGGCGAAAAAAAGAATTTTGCAAACAGCGAAAAGAACAGAAAGAAACAGATACTACAGAACAAGAATCAAGAACATTACCAAAGCGGTACATGAAGCGGTAGAAGCTGCTGACAAGAGTGCTGCACTCGAAGCGTTCAAAGTGGCGAACAAGCAGATCCACTCACTTGTAAGCAAAGGATTCATCAAGAAAACAACTGCTGCAAGAAAAGTAAGCCGTCTTCACAAAATGGTAAACAAAATCGAAGCTGCCTAA
- the prfA gene encoding peptide chain release factor 1 — MFKEKLQPFIDRYDEISRLLSSPDIASDINRMTELSKEQSGLSELVEKANLYIETADAIEENKELLGDEELGDLAKEELSELEPMLPKLEEEIKVLMIPKDKNDDKNIFLELRAGAGGDESALFVADVFRMYSRYAEQMEWKVEIVSTNDGTAGGYKELIAEIKGQGVYSQLKYEAGTHRVQRVPDTETQGRVHTSAITVAVIPEVDDVEVDIKPNEVKMDVYRSSGCGGQSVNTTDSAVRLTHIPTGIVVAIQDEKSQHKNRDKAMKVLKARVYEAELQKQLDETAGQRKLQVGSGDRSEKIRTYNYPQNRLTDHRIGLTLYALDDVMNNGNLKLVIDPLIAHAQTEAIQEAGL; from the coding sequence ATGTTCAAAGAGAAACTTCAACCATTTATAGACAGATACGATGAGATCAGCAGACTACTGAGTTCGCCCGACATCGCAAGCGACATCAACCGTATGACAGAACTCAGCAAAGAGCAGTCGGGACTTTCCGAACTCGTGGAAAAAGCAAACCTCTATATAGAGACAGCTGATGCCATAGAAGAGAACAAAGAGCTTCTCGGAGATGAGGAGTTGGGTGACCTGGCCAAAGAGGAACTCTCCGAACTCGAACCGATGCTTCCCAAGCTCGAAGAGGAGATCAAAGTACTCATGATCCCCAAAGACAAGAATGATGACAAGAACATCTTTCTTGAACTTCGTGCCGGAGCAGGCGGTGACGAGAGTGCCCTTTTTGTGGCCGATGTCTTCAGGATGTACTCCCGTTACGCTGAACAGATGGAATGGAAAGTGGAGATCGTCAGTACCAATGACGGTACTGCCGGAGGATACAAGGAACTCATTGCAGAGATCAAGGGACAGGGGGTGTACTCACAGCTCAAGTACGAGGCGGGGACACACCGTGTCCAAAGGGTACCCGATACCGAAACACAGGGACGTGTACATACCTCAGCCATTACCGTAGCGGTCATTCCCGAAGTGGATGATGTCGAGGTCGATATCAAGCCGAACGAAGTAAAAATGGATGTCTACCGCTCAAGCGGATGCGGCGGACAGTCGGTCAACACTACCGATTCAGCAGTACGTCTAACACACATTCCTACCGGTATCGTTGTAGCAATCCAGGATGAGAAGTCGCAGCACAAGAACCGTGACAAGGCCATGAAAGTACTCAAAGCCCGTGTCTATGAAGCAGAGCTTCAGAAACAGCTTGACGAAACAGCCGGACAGCGAAAACTGCAGGTAGGTTCAGGGGACCGCTCTGAAAAGATCAGAACCTACAACTACCCGCAGAACAGACTGACAGACCACCGTATAGGGCTCACACTCTATGCCCTCGATGATGTCATGAACAACGGAAACCTCAAACTGGTGATCGATCCGCTTATTGCCCACGCTCAAACTGAAGCTATTCAGGAAGCAGGTCTTTAG
- a CDS encoding peptidylprolyl isomerase produces MLYSCVALKQCWQSYFLSVLLRYNTPQKNSNSIRHFLAYIVLRYESLKHSKVDDLLKKLLHEPLLHFLLLGGLLFLFYSFSQHDENTENSIVISKGRIEQLTSDWEKKFFRTPTKEEKQKMIENEIYQTVLYREALKIGLDKNDDEIKRRLAQKMEFVAYDTYELPLPSDEVLKKFMREHPEKYKEEGKIHFTQNMVGSDTTEFEKEYTLTKFEAGNIFGRPFAEVLFTLKPDGKVHKIESTYGVHEVRVIDRPIEKPKAFDTVKEKLKDDYLSLQREQKNRAIYEKLKSQYNISIEEK; encoded by the coding sequence ATGCTTTACAGTTGTGTTGCTTTGAAACAATGTTGGCAGAGCTACTTTTTATCAGTGTTGCTTCGTTATAATACTCCTCAGAAAAACTCAAATAGTATACGACATTTTTTAGCGTATATTGTTTTGAGATATGAATCCTTAAAACATTCAAAGGTAGATGATTTGTTAAAAAAACTATTGCATGAACCGCTACTGCATTTTTTGTTGTTGGGCGGTTTACTCTTCCTCTTCTACTCTTTTTCTCAACATGATGAAAATACTGAAAACAGTATTGTTATTTCCAAAGGGAGAATAGAACAGCTCACTTCAGATTGGGAAAAAAAGTTTTTTCGTACACCTACAAAAGAAGAAAAACAAAAAATGATAGAGAATGAAATCTATCAAACCGTGCTATACAGGGAAGCTTTGAAAATAGGCCTGGATAAAAATGATGATGAGATCAAAAGACGTCTTGCACAAAAGATGGAGTTTGTTGCTTATGATACATATGAACTTCCACTTCCCAGTGACGAAGTGTTGAAAAAGTTTATGCGGGAGCACCCGGAGAAATATAAAGAAGAAGGGAAGATACACTTTACGCAAAATATGGTAGGCTCAGATACAACAGAGTTCGAGAAAGAATATACACTCACAAAATTTGAAGCAGGCAATATATTCGGACGTCCTTTTGCGGAAGTGCTTTTTACGCTGAAGCCGGATGGGAAAGTGCATAAAATAGAGTCTACGTACGGTGTGCATGAAGTACGTGTAATAGATAGGCCTATAGAAAAGCCAAAAGCTTTTGATACGGTGAAAGAAAAGCTTAAAGATGACTACTTAAGTCTGCAAAGAGAGCAGAAAAACAGGGCTATTTATGAAAAACTGAAGTCGCAGTATAATATCAGTATAGAAGAGAAGTGA
- a CDS encoding paraquat-inducible protein A yields MKYFLYVVIALLLSVMLLFGTKAYSEAKAYEEATRSLIEEMSAEKLAKFQLKELAETVSLGFYKNKTKEVLETQKKSQQLHKEQSQKYALYALFPLLGVLASYFFVSLRAFTFFGAVAASITLVFGLITPIMMVTIHKEVEYLGDVVLSFESKGVIGSISKLFENGDAVVALVILLFSVFIPLLKTLSMMVVSVFRDTRFAHGIVKFFKMIGKWSMVDVFVVATFLVYLTVNKGDVSRAEVEVGLYFFLAYVIVSMLVSLSADRMLHRNVMQYKG; encoded by the coding sequence ATGAAGTATTTTCTGTATGTCGTTATAGCACTGTTGTTGTCTGTAATGCTCCTCTTCGGTACCAAAGCATACAGCGAAGCCAAAGCCTACGAAGAAGCGACCCGTTCCTTGATCGAAGAGATGAGTGCAGAGAAACTGGCAAAGTTCCAGCTCAAAGAGTTGGCGGAAACGGTTTCTCTTGGATTCTATAAAAACAAGACCAAAGAGGTGCTTGAAACGCAGAAAAAGAGCCAGCAACTGCATAAGGAACAAAGCCAAAAGTATGCACTCTATGCATTGTTCCCCCTGCTGGGGGTACTTGCAAGTTATTTTTTCGTCTCTCTTCGTGCCTTTACCTTCTTTGGGGCAGTCGCTGCGTCGATCACTCTTGTTTTTGGCTTGATCACCCCGATTATGATGGTCACTATACATAAGGAGGTGGAGTATCTGGGGGATGTGGTTCTTTCATTCGAGTCCAAAGGGGTGATCGGATCCATCTCCAAACTCTTTGAGAATGGCGATGCGGTGGTCGCACTGGTCATTCTGCTCTTCTCGGTATTCATTCCACTACTTAAAACGCTCTCCATGATGGTCGTATCGGTCTTTAGAGATACCCGTTTCGCCCATGGTATTGTGAAGTTCTTCAAGATGATCGGGAAATGGTCCATGGTCGATGTTTTCGTGGTAGCGACTTTTCTTGTCTATCTGACGGTCAATAAAGGGGATGTAAGCCGTGCAGAGGTTGAGGTGGGACTTTACTTCTTCCTGGCGTATGTCATCGTCTCGATGCTTGTAAGCCTGAGTGCGGACAGGATGCTGCACCGTAACGTTATGCAGTATAAGGGTTAA
- the lspA gene encoding signal peptidase II, which produces MRSFAIFLLVAVGTFIIDQNIKALFLEGYYREGSCIDLSLHFNKGVAFSMFAFIGPYLKWVQALLIGGILYYVLSRGYIRRYAFPIGLLVGGALGNLYDRFVHEGVVDYVAWHCGFNFAVFNYADVAIDVAVAWIIIMVYFFPEKEQGA; this is translated from the coding sequence ATGCGCTCTTTTGCCATCTTTCTTCTGGTAGCTGTCGGTACCTTTATTATTGACCAGAATATCAAGGCTCTGTTTCTTGAAGGCTACTACCGTGAGGGGAGCTGCATAGACTTGTCACTGCACTTCAACAAGGGGGTGGCATTTTCGATGTTCGCCTTCATCGGCCCTTACCTGAAATGGGTACAGGCTCTGCTGATCGGAGGGATCCTCTATTATGTGCTTTCCCGGGGCTATATAAGAAGGTATGCTTTCCCCATCGGCCTGCTGGTCGGTGGTGCACTGGGCAACCTCTACGACAGGTTCGTGCATGAGGGGGTGGTCGATTATGTGGCATGGCACTGTGGTTTCAATTTCGCTGTCTTCAATTATGCGGATGTCGCGATCGATGTGGCGGTTGCATGGATCATCATCATGGTCTATTTCTTTCCTGAAAAGGAGCAGGGTGCATGA
- the ccoG gene encoding cytochrome c oxidase accessory protein CcoG — translation MEAVVQNEEVEKKPKKNQAKEYLKGWVPYRIKRYWAYVVATIIALVMPWITINGNHLFLLSFDHKKLHLAGVAFDMQELYLMPFLLMLLFLGIFAVTAVGGRAWCGWACPQTIFRVIYRDLIETKLLGLRKRIKNKQKEPDMSKPENQVKKVIAILLWSILAFIAAADFLWFFVPPNEFFQYIQNPGEHMMLVGMLVGIALFIIVDVVFIKEDFCIYICPYSRVQSVLYDDDTIMAIYDPHRGGEIYEGHGNERHKVFSKTKDLLAADPNAECTTCESCVTVCPTHIDIRKGLQLECINCLECVDACTTVMGALGKPSLVKWSSENEVIYQKGKTNYFRPKVIAYFTVLALVLIALFTMGSKKEHMLLNVNKTTRLYKILDHGVVENDYVFLFANTDSKKHTYTFEIVGDLKDKLEIVRPKEPFSIAAGKKRKKVVVLRTKEKLANDTRKDVPIPVTIRAYAVDDKEKIVVERHTVFVYPRADLIKK, via the coding sequence ATGGAAGCCGTAGTACAAAATGAAGAAGTAGAAAAAAAGCCGAAGAAGAATCAGGCGAAAGAGTATTTGAAAGGGTGGGTACCGTACCGTATCAAACGTTACTGGGCCTATGTTGTAGCTACCATCATTGCTTTGGTCATGCCGTGGATCACGATCAACGGGAACCATCTTTTCCTGTTGAGTTTCGACCATAAGAAGCTGCACCTTGCCGGTGTCGCTTTCGATATGCAGGAATTGTACCTGATGCCGTTCCTGCTGATGCTGCTTTTCCTGGGAATCTTCGCGGTCACCGCTGTTGGTGGTAGAGCCTGGTGTGGTTGGGCCTGTCCCCAGACGATCTTCCGTGTCATTTACAGAGACCTGATTGAGACAAAACTGCTTGGGTTGAGAAAACGTATCAAGAACAAGCAGAAAGAGCCTGATATGAGCAAGCCTGAGAACCAGGTCAAGAAAGTGATCGCGATCCTGCTCTGGTCCATTCTTGCATTCATCGCGGCGGCGGATTTTCTTTGGTTCTTTGTCCCGCCGAATGAGTTCTTCCAGTATATCCAGAATCCGGGTGAACATATGATGCTTGTGGGAATGCTGGTAGGGATTGCACTTTTTATTATCGTGGATGTGGTCTTCATCAAAGAGGATTTTTGTATCTATATCTGTCCTTACAGCCGTGTACAGTCCGTACTCTATGACGACGATACGATCATGGCGATCTACGATCCGCATCGCGGGGGTGAGATCTATGAAGGGCACGGGAACGAAAGACATAAAGTGTTCAGCAAGACCAAGGATCTTCTTGCTGCAGATCCGAATGCAGAGTGTACGACCTGCGAGAGCTGTGTAACGGTCTGTCCGACCCATATCGATATCCGTAAAGGGTTGCAGCTTGAGTGTATCAACTGTCTCGAGTGTGTCGATGCCTGTACCACGGTCATGGGTGCATTGGGTAAACCTTCTCTTGTCAAGTGGTCAAGTGAGAATGAGGTCATTTACCAGAAAGGGAAAACGAACTATTTCAGACCGAAGGTCATTGCATACTTCACTGTGCTTGCCCTTGTTCTGATAGCCCTTTTTACGATGGGAAGCAAAAAAGAGCATATGCTGCTCAATGTGAACAAGACGACCAGACTCTACAAGATACTTGACCATGGGGTGGTTGAGAATGACTATGTCTTCCTATTCGCCAATACGGACAGCAAGAAGCATACCTATACCTTTGAGATCGTAGGAGACCTGAAAGACAAACTTGAAATCGTCAGACCGAAAGAGCCGTTCAGTATTGCGGCGGGTAAAAAGCGTAAAAAAGTGGTGGTGCTCAGAACCAAAGAGAAGTTGGCGAATGATACCCGCAAAGATGTACCGATCCCTGTGACCATCAGAGCATATGCTGTGGATGACAAAGAGAAGATCGTGGTCGAGAGACATACGGTATTCGTCTATCCTCGTGCCGACCTGATAAAGAAGTAA
- a CDS encoding HupE/UreJ family protein — translation MFFKLFVLLAFLFTFAQADIIRPVYLEVTQKTTDTYALFLKVPAKDDKNTPMKVKAIEGCKENGAHVRESAKGVYSDRYTITCDKGIKGKTIEIEGLENTKRDLLLRMEFIDGSSQSALLNPLHNTYIVKEDAAPTQIMQTYSWLGITHILMGFDHLLFVFSLLIIVKNMRRLLWTITAFTLAHSITMACATLGIVHVPQQPVEAMIALSILFLAMEIVHEKQGKPGLTSRYPWIIAFTFGLLHGFGFAGALAEIGLPQQAIALALVFFNIGVEIGQLIFVATVVLVSLLFRHFTHPSFMEKLEMYLVYAIGGLSAFWVYERILAF, via the coding sequence GTGTTTTTTAAACTATTTGTTCTTCTGGCCTTTCTTTTCACTTTTGCACAGGCAGATATAATACGGCCTGTCTATCTTGAAGTTACCCAAAAAACCACAGATACTTACGCACTGTTTTTAAAAGTACCGGCAAAAGATGATAAAAATACCCCCATGAAAGTAAAAGCCATAGAGGGCTGTAAAGAGAATGGAGCACATGTCAGAGAATCTGCAAAAGGTGTTTATTCGGATAGATATACTATAACCTGTGACAAAGGTATTAAAGGAAAAACGATTGAGATAGAGGGGCTGGAAAATACAAAAAGAGACCTGCTCTTGCGTATGGAATTCATAGACGGCAGTTCACAGTCGGCATTGCTCAATCCCCTGCACAATACCTACATTGTAAAAGAGGACGCCGCCCCCACCCAAATCATGCAAACCTATTCATGGTTGGGGATCACCCATATCCTGATGGGGTTCGACCACCTTCTGTTTGTCTTTTCACTTCTGATCATCGTTAAAAATATGCGACGTCTCTTGTGGACGATTACGGCATTTACTTTGGCACACAGTATCACTATGGCATGCGCAACACTGGGGATCGTGCATGTGCCACAGCAACCCGTTGAGGCGATGATCGCATTGAGTATACTCTTCCTGGCGATGGAGATAGTCCATGAAAAACAGGGTAAACCAGGTTTGACTTCCCGGTATCCCTGGATCATCGCTTTTACTTTTGGGCTTTTGCATGGTTTTGGGTTTGCAGGAGCACTTGCCGAGATAGGATTGCCTCAGCAAGCCATTGCACTGGCCCTTGTTTTCTTCAATATCGGGGTAGAGATAGGCCAGTTGATATTTGTGGCAACTGTGGTGCTTGTGAGCCTGTTGTTCCGGCATTTCACACATCCAAGTTTCATGGAGAAGTTGGAAATGTATCTTGTCTATGCCATAGGCGGACTTTCCGCTTTTTGGGTCTATGAGAGGATTTTGGCTTTTTGA
- a CDS encoding esterase-like activity of phytase family protein: MRILSLLFFFLSLLQAGVFSANIIPEGLNKEKLGIRILDQKELSYMEVGGIKFSEISDLAYYRKTHSLFMVSDEGKLFEFKAVFTDRIAKLVPLRAGKLLKKNGKKFKKWRRDSEGMTLDGKGRLLISFEEKAKIGWFHKNSDKYGRLIRKYTLPKKLRKIKNYRSKNKSLESLAWHKRYGILTVAEWPLKRDNKKLQTIYALSGKEWHFRAEPEGNSAVSAIEVMDDGNILVLERSFTGYMNPFIVTLKKVYIDRCKKGLCPVNILAKMNSHEGWDVDNFEGLARVGKDRYVVVSDDNDNFFQKTLLIYFEVKEK, translated from the coding sequence ATGAGAATACTCTCTCTTCTTTTCTTTTTCCTCAGCCTGCTTCAGGCCGGTGTATTCTCCGCGAATATCATTCCGGAGGGATTGAATAAAGAGAAACTTGGAATACGGATACTCGATCAGAAAGAGCTTTCCTATATGGAAGTGGGGGGCATAAAGTTCTCAGAGATATCGGATCTGGCCTATTACAGGAAGACCCACTCTCTTTTCATGGTCAGCGATGAGGGGAAACTCTTTGAGTTCAAAGCGGTTTTTACAGACAGGATCGCCAAACTTGTGCCGCTTAGGGCAGGGAAACTACTGAAAAAGAACGGAAAGAAGTTCAAAAAATGGCGGCGTGACAGTGAAGGAATGACCCTGGATGGGAAGGGCCGGCTGCTGATCTCTTTTGAAGAGAAGGCAAAAATAGGATGGTTCCACAAGAATTCCGACAAATATGGCAGGCTGATCCGGAAATATACCCTGCCGAAAAAACTGCGGAAGATAAAGAATTACCGAAGCAAGAACAAAAGCCTTGAGTCATTGGCCTGGCACAAACGGTATGGCATACTGACCGTTGCGGAGTGGCCGCTCAAAAGAGACAATAAAAAACTTCAGACGATCTATGCTCTTTCGGGAAAAGAGTGGCATTTCAGGGCAGAACCTGAAGGCAACAGTGCCGTCTCAGCCATAGAAGTGATGGATGACGGCAACATCCTCGTACTCGAGCGTTCGTTCACAGGCTATATGAACCCTTTCATCGTGACATTGAAGAAGGTCTATATCGACCGGTGCAAGAAGGGGCTGTGCCCTGTAAATATCCTGGCGAAGATGAACAGTCATGAAGGCTGGGATGTGGATAATTTCGAGGGACTTGCCAGAGTAGGGAAAGACCGTTATGTGGTGGTCAGCGACGACAATGACAACTTTTTCCAAAAGACACTTTTGATCTATTTTGAGGTAAAAGAGAAATGA
- the glmM gene encoding phosphoglucosamine mutase yields MTLFGTDGVRGKAGKKVSAINTMRLAMATGIYFKQFAKTNKILVGKDTRRSGYMIENALVSGLTAVGFDVIQIGPMPTPAIAFLTENMRCDAGIMISASHNPYYDNGIKFFDSEGNKLNRSEEEKIEAIYADEEALEDAQAVGKNIGKSKRIDDVIGRYIVHIKNSFPKPLSLAGKRVVIDCANGAGYIVGPTILQELGAEVVVVGDKPDGFNINEGCGAMHPENLAKVVLDKRADIGLALDGDADRLVIVDEKGETVDGDKLMAVLAVHLKNTGELKGDGMVATVMSNQGLEEYLASQGITLYRSAVGDKNVVELMQKKGLNFGGEQSGHIIFSDYAKTGDGISSALQALAYLVTTGKKASEAFNPYESYPQMLVNLPVESKKPFEDIEGIGALKESVEEAGMRHLFRYSGTENKIRLLLEGKDKKILEEMMEECETFFKRALS; encoded by the coding sequence ATGACACTTTTTGGCACAGATGGTGTAAGGGGTAAAGCAGGCAAGAAGGTCTCTGCGATCAATACGATGCGTTTGGCTATGGCAACAGGAATTTATTTCAAACAGTTCGCCAAGACCAACAAGATCCTTGTAGGAAAAGATACGCGCAGAAGCGGTTATATGATAGAGAATGCCCTGGTGTCAGGGTTGACTGCCGTGGGCTTCGATGTGATACAGATAGGGCCTATGCCGACACCGGCGATCGCTTTTTTGACGGAAAATATGCGTTGTGATGCAGGGATCATGATCTCGGCAAGCCATAATCCCTATTATGACAACGGCATCAAATTCTTCGACAGTGAAGGGAACAAGCTCAACCGTTCTGAAGAGGAGAAGATCGAAGCGATCTATGCCGATGAGGAAGCACTGGAAGATGCACAGGCTGTGGGCAAGAATATTGGAAAGTCCAAACGGATCGATGATGTGATCGGGCGTTACATTGTCCACATCAAGAATTCTTTCCCAAAACCTTTGAGTCTTGCAGGCAAACGTGTGGTGATCGATTGTGCTAATGGTGCGGGGTATATCGTCGGACCTACCATCCTGCAGGAACTTGGTGCGGAAGTGGTTGTCGTGGGTGACAAGCCGGATGGGTTCAACATCAATGAAGGGTGCGGAGCGATGCATCCGGAAAACCTTGCAAAGGTCGTGCTCGATAAACGTGCGGACATCGGACTGGCGCTTGACGGAGATGCGGACCGTCTTGTCATTGTCGATGAGAAGGGCGAGACGGTTGACGGAGACAAACTCATGGCGGTACTTGCGGTACACCTGAAAAACACAGGGGAGCTCAAAGGGGACGGTATGGTGGCTACAGTCATGAGCAACCAGGGACTTGAAGAGTATCTCGCATCACAAGGCATTACGCTGTACCGTTCTGCCGTAGGCGACAAGAATGTCGTTGAACTGATGCAGAAGAAAGGGTTGAACTTCGGCGGGGAGCAGAGCGGGCATATTATCTTCTCGGACTACGCCAAGACCGGTGACGGGATATCGAGTGCACTCCAGGCCCTGGCCTATCTTGTGACGACAGGGAAGAAGGCAAGTGAAGCGTTCAATCCGTATGAATCCTATCCGCAAATGCTTGTGAACCTTCCGGTCGAGAGTAAAAAACCTTTTGAAGATATAGAAGGGATCGGTGCACTTAAAGAGAGTGTGGAAGAGGCGGGGATGAGACATCTTTTCCGATATTCGGGTACGGAGAACAAGATCCGTCTGCTGCTTGAGGGTAAAGACAAAAAAATCCTTGAGGAGATGATGGAGGAGTGTGAGACCTTCTTTAAAAGAGCACTCTCCTGA
- the moaC gene encoding cyclic pyranopterin monophosphate synthase MoaC, which yields MNLTHLDEQNKPKMVDVSDKDNTTRIATASGIIEVGQEAFDAVVANTAKKGPVLQTAVIAAIQGTKQTSTLIPMCHPLMLTSVKTDIEELPELPGFKLTVTAKLNGQTGVEMEALTGVSVGLLTIYDMLKAIDKGMVIRNVQLERKSGGKSGDFKRESN from the coding sequence GTGAACCTTACACACCTGGATGAACAGAACAAACCAAAGATGGTCGATGTATCAGACAAGGACAATACCACCCGTATCGCCACGGCCAGCGGTATCATCGAAGTAGGCCAGGAGGCATTCGATGCTGTCGTTGCCAACACGGCCAAAAAAGGACCGGTACTTCAGACTGCGGTCATTGCTGCCATCCAGGGAACAAAGCAGACCAGTACACTCATTCCGATGTGCCACCCCTTAATGCTTACCTCCGTCAAAACAGATATCGAGGAACTTCCAGAACTTCCCGGTTTCAAACTGACGGTGACGGCCAAACTCAACGGACAGACAGGTGTGGAGATGGAAGCACTCACCGGTGTGAGCGTGGGACTGCTTACCATCTATGATATGCTCAAGGCCATAGACAAAGGGATGGTCATCAGAAATGTTCAGCTTGAGAGAAAGAGTGGCGGAAAATCAGGTGACTTCAAAAGAGAAAGCAACTAA
- a CDS encoding YbeD family protein, whose product MILDKNTQEKPKIEYPTNWGFKIIGRDKESLKACIKEVMGEKEHLCSIGNSSRTGKFHTYNTSCIVESQEERDRLFKCFQDHDDVDMVI is encoded by the coding sequence ATGATATTAGACAAAAATACACAGGAAAAGCCGAAAATAGAATACCCCACCAACTGGGGCTTCAAGATCATCGGACGCGATAAAGAGAGTCTCAAGGCCTGTATAAAAGAGGTAATGGGAGAGAAGGAACATCTCTGCTCCATAGGCAACAGTTCAAGAACCGGAAAATTCCATACCTACAATACATCCTGCATCGTCGAAAGCCAGGAGGAGAGAGACAGACTCTTCAAATGCTTCCAGGATCATGATGACGTGGATATGGTGATTTAA
- a CDS encoding recombinase family protein, with the protein MTYAYLRQMPDNANLSDQQRNILSFSLTHGMEIDKEVIEYSTKNHPIEERKQFEEFLQSMSDGDTLVVDTLSVLSDRAEEMIKVFNCMLSRDIELYVASQHLHITKSTPIVKIFPLLNDLREAQKARSNQIGRPKGSRSSSKFDVYQAQIISLLREGMNVSAIARELGVSRSSLKDYIESRGIRELVEGSWMEINSPEQVPGVDNTVLICPFEQEKEAEEKQQTERIS; encoded by the coding sequence ATGACTTATGCATATTTAAGACAGATGCCTGACAATGCAAATTTGTCAGACCAGCAGCGTAATATTCTCTCGTTTTCATTGACTCATGGTATGGAGATCGATAAAGAGGTGATAGAATACTCCACCAAGAATCATCCCATAGAGGAGAGGAAACAGTTCGAAGAGTTTCTCCAGTCTATGTCGGATGGCGATACATTGGTGGTAGATACACTTTCGGTACTCAGTGACAGGGCGGAAGAGATGATCAAGGTATTCAACTGTATGTTGAGCCGTGATATTGAACTCTATGTTGCCAGCCAGCATCTGCATATCACCAAAAGTACACCGATTGTCAAGATCTTCCCTCTTTTGAATGACCTGCGTGAGGCACAGAAAGCAAGATCGAATCAGATAGGACGTCCCAAAGGAAGCAGATCTTCCTCGAAGTTCGATGTCTATCAGGCACAGATCATTTCTCTTCTCAGAGAAGGGATGAATGTGAGTGCGATCGCCAGAGAGCTTGGTGTCAGCCGCAGCTCTTTGAAAGACTATATTGAGTCAAGAGGCATTAGAGAATTGGTAGAGGGTTCCTGGATGGAGATCAATTCACCTGAACAGGTTCCGGGTGTGGACAATACTGTATTGATCTGTCCTTTTGAACAGGAAAAAGAAGCAGAAGAAAAACAACAAACAGAAAGGATATCATAA